From the genome of Aspergillus oryzae RIB40 DNA, chromosome 4:
GACACCGGGGGCGGTTGCGTCAGCGTCTTCTGGGTAGCTGCTGTCCAGCCACATCATGCTGGAATGGTGGTCATCCCATATACTGAGGGTCAGAACCATGGAGGACAAGGCGTTGCCCATACCCTGGAGTCCCCCGTGCTGCGCGAAGATGTCGTCATCGCCGAATGCCTTCTTCTGGGCAGTGCAGAAGTCGGCGGTGATCGAGTTACCAGTGACACCGTCAACGTTCGATGCGGCATTGGCGATGACTTTACCGCCCTGCACGTAGAAGCGCTTGATCTCCGACAAGGCCCCAGAGTCGGTGCCATCAGCAGTAATGAATTGGGTTACCACCGTAACTGGGGAGGAAGAGTCAACCAGCTTGCTGGGGCCATAGAAAGACTCATTGCCCATGCGGTAAGCGTTGAAGTCACAACCATCAGGGTCGCAAGTTCCTGCATAACGTTCGCTGGAGTAAGTTCCTCCACAAGTATCGCCCTCACACATGGTCTGAGCGGTATCATCGCAAGGATGGGGTGTGTAGGCCGTAGAGATGCTGTTGGCTTCCCAGATATCCATCTCGGGGCAGCAGGAACCGTGGCCACCAACACCGGCATTCTTGTCGCTGTCGGAAGGCTCCCATCCTTCTACGTTGGCCTGATATCTAATGTTACTATCTTTGGTCGAAAATATTAAGGCGGACTTCTTACCTGGCCGTTAATAAACTTCAAGTCTCGCGGGCATTGTGAATCACAGTAGCCAGTTCCATACTTGGCACCAGCCTTGTTGGTTGAGTACTTCGCGACACCACCGTCGGCATCCATAGAGACGAAGTAAACGGCACCGTTCAAGCCACAAGGAAGCTTAGAAGCGTCAACATCAAAAGTGAACTCGTTGTTCAAGAGATTGAATGTCTGGTATGACTCGTCGTCGTCTGCCATCAGGTACAGGCGAGAGCCGATATTGGCACCAGTGACAAACTGGAGGGTCAGGGCATCGCCGCTGGTGGTAACACCGTAAGTCCCTTCGTAATCAGCTCCATCCAGAGCGCAGTTCGAAGCACAGGATTCGTTATCAGGGCAGAGGGTGGCATCCCACTTCAAGTTGATTCAGTCAGTCAGGTGTACATGTTCTTTGGATAGATGCGTGGATGAAAACTTACAGTGTTGCCAGTGTAACAGTTAGTGGAGCCATCAACGGAGTGCAACCAACGCCAGTTGGAATCAAGCACAACAGAGCCTTTCTGCTCGGTGCAAGTGCCACCAGCAGCACACTTTTGCCAGGTCAAGGAAGGGTGGGTTTCCGCCGTCAAAGTTCCagcctgctgggcctggaCGGCAGTCCAAAaggcggagaagagaagtgcACGTTGATGCATTGCGAATGCTCtatagaaagagagaatagaTTGAACTGATTGCTATTGTTGCCTGTCCTGCGATGATATTCTGACCTTGAGTAGGAGGCGTCCGGTCTTTATATAACCTGTCTGCCTTCGGAATTACGAGAGAAACACCCCGGTGTTCATTTCGGAAAAATTCCTGTACGAAGCCCTATCCATACCAGCCGGTGC
Proteins encoded in this window:
- a CDS encoding glycoside hydrolase family 7 protein (predicted protein) yields the protein MHQRALLFSAFWTAVQAQQAGTLTAETHPSLTWQKCAAGGTCTEQKGSVVLDSNWRWLHSVDGSTNCYTGNTWDATLCPDNESCASNCALDGADYEGTYGVTTSGDALTLQFVTGANIGSRLYLMADDDESYQTFNLLNNEFTFDVDASKLPCGLNGAVYFVSMDADGGVAKYSTNKAGAKYGTGYCDSQCPRDLKFINGQANVEGWEPSDSDKNAGVGGHGSCCPEMDIWEANSISTAYTPHPCDDTAQTMCEGDTCGGTYSSERYAGTCDPDGCDFNAYRMGNESFYGPSKLVDSSSPVTVVTQFITADGTDSGALSEIKRFYVQGGKVIANAASNVDGVTGNSITADFCTAQKKAFGDDDIFAQHGGLQGMGNALSSMVLTLSIWDDHHSSMMWLDSSYPEDADATAPGVARGTCEPHAGDPEKVESQSGSATVTYSNIKYGPIGSTFDAPA